A portion of the Coriobacteriia bacterium genome contains these proteins:
- a CDS encoding DUF4352 domain-containing protein, whose protein sequence is MLTRSKFIAAIASGTAGAALAAMASGCSILGIEDPNAQQDNSTDVLPAGAVNFENLIVQLNLDTSSWTWTQINNVQSQNNGALVVGIPVTITNNDEDSRVLSPLYCKLFDPSGAQQADITAYFDDDILAKGRVEVGSSESGTVHLLYRGPGSYTLGFDDLLGSKVDLKVDVPESRSTGMRAIPSQLGSLDVNQAIPAGQSFELDGMTLTFDANRDAYLWVQASAPGDPSWDGVWCVGVPLSVVNNSSQTAVVTADLYGKFNGYLQPQNDPAPLFADDITALGFVQPGSSTNGYMYFVYQDDGTYYAVFDNQGAKVVTSAIIAQYY, encoded by the coding sequence ATGCTGACGCGTTCCAAGTTCATTGCCGCCATCGCCTCGGGCACCGCAGGAGCAGCGCTCGCTGCCATGGCAAGCGGCTGTTCGATTCTCGGCATCGAGGACCCCAACGCACAGCAGGACAACTCGACCGACGTCCTGCCTGCAGGCGCCGTCAACTTCGAGAACCTCATCGTCCAGCTCAACCTCGATACGTCGAGCTGGACGTGGACGCAGATCAACAACGTGCAGTCGCAGAACAACGGCGCGCTCGTCGTGGGCATCCCCGTCACCATCACGAACAACGATGAGGACAGCCGCGTGCTGAGCCCGCTGTACTGCAAGCTGTTCGATCCCAGCGGGGCCCAACAAGCCGACATCACCGCCTACTTCGACGACGACATCCTCGCGAAGGGGCGCGTCGAGGTCGGCTCGTCGGAGAGCGGCACCGTCCACCTGCTGTATCGCGGGCCAGGCTCCTACACGCTGGGCTTTGACGACCTGCTGGGCTCGAAGGTCGACCTCAAGGTGGATGTCCCGGAGTCGCGCTCGACCGGCATGCGAGCCATCCCGAGCCAGCTGGGCTCCCTCGACGTGAACCAGGCCATCCCCGCCGGTCAGAGCTTCGAACTGGACGGTATGACGCTGACGTTCGACGCGAACCGCGATGCCTATCTCTGGGTGCAGGCAAGCGCTCCCGGCGACCCCTCGTGGGATGGCGTGTGGTGCGTGGGCGTGCCGCTGAGCGTCGTCAACAACTCGTCGCAGACCGCCGTCGTCACGGCTGACCTCTACGGCAAGTTCAACGGCTACCTGCAGCCTCAGAACGACCCAGCCCCTCTTTTCGCCGACGACATCACGGCCCTGGGGTTCGTGCAGCCCGGCTCCAGCACGAACGGCTACATGTACTTCGTGTACCAGGACGACGGCACGTACTACGCCGTGTTCGACAACCAGGGCGCCAAGGTCGTGACGTCTGCCATCATCGCACAGTACTACTAA
- the tadA gene encoding tRNA adenosine(34) deaminase TadA: protein MDPERPEDAAFMRAALAEARRAAELGEVPIGAVVVHAGEIVARAYNRRELDHDPSGHAEFAALTRASELLDRWRLTGCTVYVTLEPCLMCAGLMVNARIDRCVYGAPDPKGGALGTLYDVSHDPRLNHEFMVTPGVLEQECAQVLRDFFADVRRRRREARDAIRAQRP from the coding sequence ATGGACCCCGAGCGCCCCGAGGACGCCGCGTTCATGCGCGCAGCCCTTGCAGAGGCTCGCAGGGCCGCAGAACTCGGCGAGGTGCCCATCGGAGCCGTCGTCGTCCATGCCGGCGAGATCGTCGCACGTGCCTACAACCGTCGCGAGCTCGACCACGACCCGTCTGGCCATGCGGAGTTCGCGGCGCTGACCAGGGCATCCGAGCTGCTCGATCGCTGGCGACTCACCGGCTGCACTGTGTACGTGACGCTCGAGCCCTGCCTCATGTGCGCCGGCCTTATGGTGAACGCGCGCATCGACCGCTGCGTCTACGGTGCGCCCGACCCCAAGGGTGGCGCGCTTGGCACGCTATACGATGTCAGCCACGACCCGCGGCTCAACCACGAGTTCATGGTGACGCCCGGCGTGCTCGAGCAGGAGTGCGCCCAGGTGCTTCGAGATTTCTTTGCCGACGTGCGCCGTCGCCGTCGTGAGGCCCGGGACGCGATCCGTGCCCAGCGGCCTTAG